Proteins from one Plodia interpunctella isolate USDA-ARS_2022_Savannah chromosome 3, ilPloInte3.2, whole genome shotgun sequence genomic window:
- the Orai gene encoding calcium release-activated calcium channel protein 1 isoform X1, which yields MSVWSASTVGNNYRLQQGSRYDPSNSWCPKLSKIYLDFKVDRTAVLQYCVKNSTHKCVMSGETPIQSAEGLHTPAYLSWRKLQLSRAKLKASSKTSALLSGFAMVAMVEVQLNQPSETKVPTEMLVAFTVCTTLLVAVHMLALMISTCILPNIEAVGNLHSISLVHESPHERLHWYIEIAWAFSTLLGLILFLIEIAILCWVKFYDLSATAAWSACVVLIPVMIVFLAFAIHFYMSLATHKYEVTVTGIKELELLKQQIEMGDQDARMNNLTLLDQSHIV from the exons ATGTCGGTTTGGTCTGCCAGTACGGTTGGAAATAATTACCGCTTGCAACAAGGCAGTCGTTACGATCCATCCAATAGTTGGTGCCCAAAACTGAGCAAG ATATACCTTGACTTTAAGGTAGACCGCACTGCAGTTCTCcaatattgtgtaaaaaatagcACC CACAAGTGCGTGATGTCGGGCGAGACGCCGATCCAGTCGGCCGAGGGGCTCCACACCCCGGCGTACCTGTCGTGGAGGAAGCTGCAGCTCAGCCGCGCCAAACTTAAGGCTTCCAGCAAAACGTCGGCCCTGCTATCTGGGTTCGCCATG GTAGCTATGGTGGAGGTGCAACTAAACCAGCCGAGTGAGACAAAAGTGCCCACGGAAATGCTCGTAGCGTTCACAGTATGCACCACATTGCTCGTAGCCGTTCATATGCTCGCCTTAATGATAAGCACATGCATTCTCCCCAACATCGAAGCGGTAGGCAACCTTCACAGCATATCCCTAGTCCACGAATCGCCCCACGAACGCCTACATTGGTACATAGAAATCGCATGGGCATTCTCAACCTTACTAGGTCTTATCCTGTTCCTAATAGAGATAGCCATACTCTGCTGGGTAAAATTCTATGACCTCAGCGCTACTGCCGCATGGTCGGCCTGTGTCGTGCTGATACCAGTCATGATCGTGTTCCTAGCTTTCGCGATACATTTCTACATGTCCCTGGCCACACATAAGTACGAGGTAACAGTGACGGGTATCAAGGAGTTGGAATTGCTCAAGCAACAGATAGAAATGGGGGATCAGGACGCGCGGATGAATAATCTCACGCTTCTAGACCAGAGTCACATAGTgtga
- the Orai gene encoding calcium release-activated calcium channel protein 1 isoform X3, whose product MSGETPIQSAEGLHTPAYLSWRKLQLSRAKLKASSKTSALLSGFAMVAMVEVQLNQPSETKVPTEMLVAFTVCTTLLVAVHMLALMISTCILPNIEAVGNLHSISLVHESPHERLHWYIEIAWAFSTLLGLILFLIEIAILCWVKFYDLSATAAWSACVVLIPVMIVFLAFAIHFYMSLATHKYEVTVTGIKELELLKQQIEMGDQDARMNNLTLLDQSHIV is encoded by the exons ATGTCGGGCGAGACGCCGATCCAGTCGGCCGAGGGGCTCCACACCCCGGCGTACCTGTCGTGGAGGAAGCTGCAGCTCAGCCGCGCCAAACTTAAGGCTTCCAGCAAAACGTCGGCCCTGCTATCTGGGTTCGCCATG GTAGCTATGGTGGAGGTGCAACTAAACCAGCCGAGTGAGACAAAAGTGCCCACGGAAATGCTCGTAGCGTTCACAGTATGCACCACATTGCTCGTAGCCGTTCATATGCTCGCCTTAATGATAAGCACATGCATTCTCCCCAACATCGAAGCGGTAGGCAACCTTCACAGCATATCCCTAGTCCACGAATCGCCCCACGAACGCCTACATTGGTACATAGAAATCGCATGGGCATTCTCAACCTTACTAGGTCTTATCCTGTTCCTAATAGAGATAGCCATACTCTGCTGGGTAAAATTCTATGACCTCAGCGCTACTGCCGCATGGTCGGCCTGTGTCGTGCTGATACCAGTCATGATCGTGTTCCTAGCTTTCGCGATACATTTCTACATGTCCCTGGCCACACATAAGTACGAGGTAACAGTGACGGGTATCAAGGAGTTGGAATTGCTCAAGCAACAGATAGAAATGGGGGATCAGGACGCGCGGATGAATAATCTCACGCTTCTAGACCAGAGTCACATAGTgtga
- the Orai gene encoding calcium release-activated calcium channel protein 1 isoform X2, whose protein sequence is MSVWSASTVGNNYRLQQGSRYDPSNSWCPKLSKHKCVMSGETPIQSAEGLHTPAYLSWRKLQLSRAKLKASSKTSALLSGFAMVAMVEVQLNQPSETKVPTEMLVAFTVCTTLLVAVHMLALMISTCILPNIEAVGNLHSISLVHESPHERLHWYIEIAWAFSTLLGLILFLIEIAILCWVKFYDLSATAAWSACVVLIPVMIVFLAFAIHFYMSLATHKYEVTVTGIKELELLKQQIEMGDQDARMNNLTLLDQSHIV, encoded by the exons ATGTCGGTTTGGTCTGCCAGTACGGTTGGAAATAATTACCGCTTGCAACAAGGCAGTCGTTACGATCCATCCAATAGTTGGTGCCCAAAACTGAGCAAG CACAAGTGCGTGATGTCGGGCGAGACGCCGATCCAGTCGGCCGAGGGGCTCCACACCCCGGCGTACCTGTCGTGGAGGAAGCTGCAGCTCAGCCGCGCCAAACTTAAGGCTTCCAGCAAAACGTCGGCCCTGCTATCTGGGTTCGCCATG GTAGCTATGGTGGAGGTGCAACTAAACCAGCCGAGTGAGACAAAAGTGCCCACGGAAATGCTCGTAGCGTTCACAGTATGCACCACATTGCTCGTAGCCGTTCATATGCTCGCCTTAATGATAAGCACATGCATTCTCCCCAACATCGAAGCGGTAGGCAACCTTCACAGCATATCCCTAGTCCACGAATCGCCCCACGAACGCCTACATTGGTACATAGAAATCGCATGGGCATTCTCAACCTTACTAGGTCTTATCCTGTTCCTAATAGAGATAGCCATACTCTGCTGGGTAAAATTCTATGACCTCAGCGCTACTGCCGCATGGTCGGCCTGTGTCGTGCTGATACCAGTCATGATCGTGTTCCTAGCTTTCGCGATACATTTCTACATGTCCCTGGCCACACATAAGTACGAGGTAACAGTGACGGGTATCAAGGAGTTGGAATTGCTCAAGCAACAGATAGAAATGGGGGATCAGGACGCGCGGATGAATAATCTCACGCTTCTAGACCAGAGTCACATAGTgtga